Proteins encoded by one window of Bacillus sp. DTU_2020_1000418_1_SI_GHA_SEK_038:
- a CDS encoding ABC transporter permease subunit: MLRTLQQIVIIFLLILSLAAIPMIVEVNQHENRLKWHFEKLPGIYGDFISEISNGSLGTYQLGSQHREIAGDIGNNFFTSLKIMLIGVNVSIIISLIFGIFISRFRLTKLLNFILNVLSAIPDFIIIILSLILAVKFYKVTGVRIISLRADAGALNLWFPTLLVSIAPTIYMFKLVSVRYLQTSSEDYIKTAVAKGMRLNYINFQHVYKNVEPFIKAELIKVISLSIGNLFIVEYIMNVSGITKFIFQSNEIQPIAIGLFSMLLISGVVFLSIRLVLYLFKRGFIYE, from the coding sequence ATGTTACGTACATTACAGCAAATTGTTATCATATTCCTCTTAATACTTTCTCTTGCTGCCATACCAATGATAGTTGAAGTAAATCAGCATGAGAATCGGTTGAAATGGCATTTTGAGAAATTGCCTGGAATTTATGGGGATTTTATTAGTGAAATTAGTAATGGAAGCCTAGGTACATATCAATTAGGTTCACAGCATCGGGAAATTGCAGGGGACATAGGGAATAACTTTTTTACTAGTTTAAAAATCATGCTAATCGGAGTAAATGTTTCAATTATCATTAGCTTAATTTTTGGAATTTTCATAAGCCGTTTTCGATTAACGAAGCTCTTAAATTTCATTTTAAACGTTTTATCAGCGATACCTGATTTTATTATTATTATTCTATCTTTGATTTTAGCGGTGAAATTCTATAAGGTAACAGGGGTTAGAATCATTTCTTTACGTGCTGACGCGGGAGCGCTCAATCTTTGGTTTCCGACCTTGCTTGTAAGTATTGCACCGACAATATATATGTTTAAGCTTGTATCAGTGAGATATCTTCAAACGAGCAGTGAAGATTATATCAAGACAGCCGTAGCAAAGGGAATGCGTTTAAATTATATTAATTTCCAGCATGTTTATAAAAATGTTGAGCCCTTTATTAAAGCCGAGCTAATTAAAGTCATTTCCTTAAGCATCGGTAATCTATTTATAGTCGAGTACATTATGAATGTATCAGGTATCACGAAATTCATTTTTCAAAGTAATGAAATTCAGCCTATTGCAATTGGGCTTTTTTCGATGCTTTTGATTTCTGGAGTCGTCTTTTTATCGATTAGACTAGTACTTTACCTTTTTAAACGAGGATTTATTTATGAATAA
- a CDS encoding YppG family protein, which translates to MFGRRGNRASHYMYQYHPTSINNVEYGLNQNQWRQQPPYYPSPAGNMGFYNSPHNQPFPYGSDMMYQNGFPSMASQNLMYSPFPTNGYPMKQNGMQMGQGNFSQSIFQNPLDPETNQNNSNSFNPYFSNSYMNPYPKQSFIPKQSSGVQSLMNSFKAQDGSIDINKMMNTAGQMVNAVSQVSSLVKGLGGIIKV; encoded by the coding sequence ATGTTTGGCCGAAGAGGAAATAGAGCCAGCCATTATATGTATCAATATCACCCAACATCTATAAATAATGTAGAGTACGGACTAAATCAAAATCAATGGAGACAGCAGCCCCCTTATTATCCTTCTCCTGCAGGGAATATGGGGTTCTACAATAGTCCACACAACCAACCGTTTCCATATGGAAGTGACATGATGTACCAAAATGGTTTTCCTTCCATGGCAAGCCAAAATTTAATGTATAGCCCGTTCCCAACCAATGGATATCCGATGAAGCAAAATGGGATGCAGATGGGGCAGGGTAATTTTTCACAGAGCATTTTCCAAAATCCATTAGATCCTGAAACAAACCAAAATAATTCGAACTCTTTTAATCCCTATTTCTCTAATTCTTATATGAACCCTTACCCGAAGCAGTCCTTTATTCCGAAACAGTCATCAGGTGTACAATCTCTCATGAATTCATTTAAGGCACAGGATGGCTCAATAGATATTAACAAAATGATGAATACGGCAGGACAAATGGTAAATGCTGTTAGTCAAGTTTCATCGCTTGTCAAAGGATTGGGCGGGATAATCAAGGTTTAA
- a CDS encoding YppF family protein, giving the protein MNVHELAMKFFQMRNYSPESVNELLDFTKKSYIHNDICITDYRNLVRELEAQGAEVPESL; this is encoded by the coding sequence ATGAATGTTCACGAACTAGCAATGAAGTTTTTTCAAATGAGGAATTATAGTCCTGAAAGTGTAAATGAATTACTCGATTTTACGAAAAAGTCATATATTCATAACGATATTTGCATCACTGACTATCGTAACCTTGTTCGTGAACTCGAGGCTCAAGGAGCAGAAGTTCCTGAATCCCTTTAA
- a CDS encoding ABC transporter permease subunit: MNKLFNINYSLYAGSLFVSIILFLCVFGPILAPHSLTEMLETQYTNGKVLAPPIQPFINDSYPLGTDKWGYDLMTMILYGIRFTVFVALAVTCIKMLLGTVMGLYAGMWKKTPSWVGAFENAWSYIPLFLILYFFMRPISFNSQLSSSTLIGYFIMIASVISIPSIVSTVRLKTAELNKSVYIEAANVLGARKNRLIWKHIFPQMKETLLVMFILEIVYVITIMGQLSLMNIFIGGTTVRFDPLIYLSVTKELSGLVGQARGNINGNTHILMTPLMVLLFTTISFSLLANGLKNRFQANYSRTPWIQTGQTQRIKPIRKQLNQKRKRLLPKGERLAFAFLVMVFIGAGVYVIATKDKDVGVKNDSKAYYDMHVEMDAKGVFHTTANIQIKNISDDNWEDITFYFIPNAFIKGHPYQSVKGYSTVQMNEIMINGDQATYSLDNDNLIISIPSSMQKKKKHQVKIEYAITIPNEGVRLSKEKENYYLAHWYPMLATYQNGKWNKEDYDDGMETFHTDFANFEVTYKIPEGYSLISSSDKDPRIEESEGKIKVKKVRDFFIGIVKDMDIHETEANDGVKIRLFTKTDHQKNIKETLELARDALSFYQENIGKYPHKQLDIILDNGPFMEYSGVVTINPYIEDVYFYKNAIVHEIAHQYFYGVVANDQYHQAWVDEGMTEFATSMYFYAGKNQSRREAFRIPYNRIERIEAANPPIGRQYSNVSLDKVKNTGFIYGQPAIEMLKMMEDKYRLKGDDVKEVSMQFLSSYYEHFKYKEVDTKEFIRFTKDYFSVPTGYFNKWLDTSEH; this comes from the coding sequence ATGAATAAATTATTTAACATCAATTATTCTTTATATGCAGGGAGCCTCTTCGTATCAATCATCCTTTTTCTTTGTGTATTTGGTCCAATTCTGGCTCCACACTCATTAACAGAGATGCTGGAAACGCAATATACGAATGGAAAGGTATTAGCCCCTCCAATTCAACCATTTATAAATGATAGCTACCCATTAGGCACAGATAAATGGGGCTATGATTTGATGACGATGATCCTATATGGAATTCGTTTTACGGTATTTGTAGCACTGGCTGTTACATGTATAAAGATGCTGCTTGGGACAGTAATGGGATTATATGCAGGCATGTGGAAAAAAACACCTAGCTGGGTTGGCGCTTTTGAAAATGCTTGGAGCTATATCCCTTTATTTCTCATTTTATATTTTTTTATGAGGCCAATCAGCTTTAATAGTCAGTTAAGTTCAAGCACTCTTATTGGATATTTTATTATGATAGCTTCTGTCATTAGTATCCCTAGTATTGTTTCCACCGTGAGACTAAAGACGGCTGAATTAAATAAATCTGTTTATATTGAGGCTGCAAATGTTCTTGGTGCCAGGAAAAACAGACTAATTTGGAAGCATATATTTCCGCAAATGAAGGAAACATTATTAGTTATGTTCATTTTGGAAATTGTTTATGTTATTACCATTATGGGCCAGTTGTCACTCATGAATATATTTATTGGCGGAACAACTGTTCGATTTGATCCGCTTATATATTTGTCAGTAACGAAGGAACTGTCTGGTTTAGTTGGACAAGCTAGAGGAAATATTAATGGTAATACTCATATTCTGATGACCCCCTTAATGGTTCTCTTATTTACAACTATTTCCTTTAGCTTATTGGCAAATGGTCTAAAAAATCGCTTTCAGGCAAACTACTCAAGAACGCCATGGATCCAAACAGGTCAGACACAAAGGATTAAACCAATCCGCAAACAATTAAATCAGAAAAGGAAGCGTTTACTCCCTAAAGGAGAAAGGCTTGCTTTCGCTTTCCTAGTCATGGTATTTATTGGAGCAGGAGTTTATGTCATAGCCACAAAGGATAAAGATGTAGGGGTAAAAAATGACAGTAAAGCCTACTATGATATGCATGTAGAAATGGATGCAAAGGGTGTCTTTCATACAACAGCAAATATTCAAATCAAAAATATATCAGATGATAATTGGGAAGACATCACCTTTTATTTTATTCCAAATGCTTTTATAAAAGGGCATCCCTATCAATCTGTTAAAGGGTATTCTACTGTACAAATGAACGAAATCATGATTAATGGCGATCAAGCAACATATAGCTTGGATAATGATAATTTAATAATTAGCATCCCTTCATCCATGCAGAAAAAGAAAAAGCATCAAGTTAAAATAGAGTATGCAATTACGATTCCAAATGAGGGGGTTCGCCTTTCAAAAGAAAAGGAAAATTATTATTTGGCTCACTGGTATCCAATGCTAGCAACCTATCAAAATGGAAAATGGAATAAAGAAGATTATGATGATGGAATGGAGACCTTCCATACAGATTTTGCTAATTTTGAAGTCACTTATAAAATTCCAGAAGGGTACTCCCTTATTTCTTCATCCGATAAAGACCCTCGAATAGAGGAAAGTGAAGGGAAAATCAAAGTAAAAAAAGTGAGGGATTTCTTCATTGGCATTGTTAAGGATATGGATATCCATGAAACGGAGGCTAATGACGGGGTCAAAATCCGATTGTTCACGAAGACGGATCATCAGAAAAATATTAAGGAAACTTTAGAGTTAGCAAGAGATGCTTTAAGTTTCTATCAGGAGAATATAGGGAAATATCCTCATAAGCAATTAGATATTATTTTGGATAATGGTCCATTTATGGAATATTCAGGGGTAGTAACGATTAATCCTTACATAGAGGATGTGTATTTTTACAAAAACGCCATAGTCCATGAAATCGCTCATCAGTATTTCTATGGTGTTGTTGCGAACGATCAATATCATCAGGCATGGGTTGATGAAGGCATGACTGAGTTTGCCACCTCTATGTATTTTTATGCTGGCAAAAATCAAAGCAGAAGAGAAGCATTTCGCATTCCATATAACCGAATAGAGCGTATAGAGGCTGCAAATCCTCCAATTGGCAGACAATATTCAAATGTTTCGTTAGATAAAGTAAAAAATACAGGCTTTATTTATGGACAGCCTGCCATTGAAATGTTAAAGATGATGGAGGATAAGTACAGATTAAAAGGAGACGATGTAAAGGAAGTAAGCATGCAATTCCTTTCTAGCTATTATGAGCATTTTAAATACAAAGAAGTAGATACGAAGGAGTTTATACGATTTACAAAGGATTATTTCAGTGTACCTACTGGTTATTTTAATAAATGGCTAGATACTTCAGAGCATTAA
- a CDS encoding YppE family protein, with product MNENVELSNLSNQLLNYIFFLSERYDKARELQKSGDFYKEVKPFADEVKITNDEWKKKAVQWIKLNRPKNLFVQQIESTYENIEAISVQAFYPETSKSRFTNLIVSSQYVLDRLLQTVKEEMGPPAT from the coding sequence ATGAATGAAAATGTAGAATTAAGCAATTTGTCGAATCAATTATTAAATTATATTTTCTTTTTGTCGGAAAGATATGACAAGGCAAGGGAGCTTCAGAAGTCTGGAGATTTTTATAAAGAAGTTAAACCATTCGCGGATGAAGTAAAAATTACAAATGATGAATGGAAAAAAAAAGCGGTACAATGGATTAAATTAAATCGACCGAAAAACCTATTTGTTCAGCAAATAGAGTCTACATATGAAAATATTGAAGCAATATCTGTACAGGCCTTTTATCCTGAAACGAGTAAGTCGAGGTTTACTAATTTAATTGTATCTTCACAATATGTACTAGACCGACTGCTTCAAACTGTAAAAGAAGAAATGGGCCCTCCTGCTACTTAA
- a CDS encoding Hsp20 family protein — MSNDSKKGKNEMGDLMKSMNQFFNEKPVRGFLQTMDEFFRNPFPFHSPFHVDVRETAEEHIITAELPGVKREQIQLDVLDNYVTISVQSHEILTEEDENQKMIKKRQSMQRSSRTIPLPQTITESKVKASYQNGLLKIRVPKQKGKHINIDEIE, encoded by the coding sequence TTGAGCAACGATAGCAAAAAGGGAAAAAATGAGATGGGAGATTTAATGAAATCGATGAATCAATTCTTTAATGAAAAGCCAGTTCGGGGCTTTCTGCAAACTATGGATGAGTTCTTCAGGAACCCATTCCCCTTTCATTCTCCTTTTCACGTTGATGTCCGAGAAACAGCGGAAGAGCATATTATTACGGCAGAGCTGCCTGGTGTAAAGCGTGAACAGATTCAGCTCGATGTCCTTGATAATTACGTAACCATTTCCGTTCAGTCTCATGAAATATTAACCGAAGAGGATGAGAATCAGAAAATGATAAAAAAGCGGCAATCAATGCAAAGATCAAGCAGAACCATTCCTCTCCCACAGACAATCACCGAAAGCAAAGTTAAAGCATCATACCAAAATGGGCTCTTAAAGATCCGTGTTCCTAAACAAAAGGGAAAGCATATTAATATTGATGAAATTGAATAA